From a single Solenopsis invicta isolate M01_SB chromosome 6, UNIL_Sinv_3.0, whole genome shotgun sequence genomic region:
- the LOC105203807 gene encoding uncharacterized protein LOC105203807 has protein sequence MRGLLLVTVFGAIFMRESFSKPTETLANSDELDPVASTVNTTSEIEATREQRSPQFGLLGGNSDYYDYNDDVRYNRYGSKRKYHHYNYYKPFNRPHGIVGGHGCRGYGCGGGWQPDYGGHHHTGQGASFASASAGSIGGGGPYGGGHSQANAQSASFSVGPFSASFSAAQSSSGQNGF, from the exons ATGAGAGGCTTACTCTTAGTGACGGTATTCGGTGCGATTTTTATGAGAGAATCGTTTAGTAAACCGACGGAAACGCTGGCGAATTCTGATGAGCTCGATCCCGTTGCCTCGACTGTGAATACTACTTCCGAAATCG AGGCCACGAGAGAGCAAAGATCGCCGCAATTCGGTTTGTTAGGTGGTAACAGTGATTATTATGATTACAACGACGATGTACGTTATAATCGTTACGGAAGCAAGCGAAAATATCATCACTATAATTACTATAAACCGTTCAATAGGCCACACGGTATTGTCGGAGGACATGGATGTCGTGGTTATGGCTGTGGTGGAGG ATGGCAACCGGACTACGGCGGCCATCACCATACCGGACAAGGAGCATCTTTTGCCTCAGCATCAGCAGGATCTATAGGTGGAGGTGGTCCTTATGGCGGAGGACACAGCCAGGCCAATGCACAGAGTGCGAGTTTCAGCGTCGGGCCTTTCTCAGCCTCGTTCAGCGCCGCTCAGTCCTCGTCGGGACAGAACGGATTTTGA
- the LOC105203808 gene encoding uncharacterized protein LOC105203808 has product MIKILALLLFTTVCVIINAQETASNEKPYFGQTFDEIVVSSDLNVRRKSKENRQGKRLLSNVPSATTGPPERPTAIASRLVFADGSRITPEKREKRGITRRRYLDLGVAGYLLKSRKR; this is encoded by the exons atgataaaaattttggcCCTCTTACTATTCACCACAGTCTGTGTCATAATCAATGCACAAGAGACGGCATCTAACGAAAAGC CATATTTCGGCCAAACATTTGATGAAATTGTCGTATCATCGGACTTAAACGTAAGAAGAAAATCAAAAGAAAATCGTCAAGGCAAAAGATTATTATCAAATGTGCCGTCAGCAACTACTGGTCCTCCGGAAAGACCGACTGCAATTGCGTCCAGACTCGTTTTCGCCGATGGAAGCCGTATTACGCCGGAAAAAAGGGAGAAACGTGGCATTACGCGAAGGAG gTATTTAGATCTGGGCGTCGCGGGATACTTGCTGAAATCTCGGAAACGGTAA
- the LOC113003879 gene encoding uncharacterized protein LOC113003879, giving the protein MYAKMSAKILIFVFIATSVAAELPSYIRVCGRKNPDYNQCIAENLNSVKDKVCEGFPEFNVSPGAPLTVKKAVIYDTKELKLYLQDVVITRFCDYVISSVHVDSDRLHFSFNVTFNNLTINALYNFDIHILVPVVHEGPVNIQANVSLQIDIDAKVVTKNNKKEIYAAKVKENIFNIDFEYTFLETGKELRQLHQVLTNVVDSSKKDVVRTIKPIIEQKFAQLVLLIFNGIARSNYEKLFPE; this is encoded by the exons cTTCCTACATTCGTGTTTGTGGCCGCAAAAATCCTGACTATAATCAATGCATCGCGGAGAATCTCAACAGTGTAAAAGATAAAGTCTGTGAAGGATTTCCGGAATTTAATGTTTCTCCGGGCGCACCATTAACTGTTAAGAAAGCAGTTATCTATGATACAAAAGAGCTTAAACTTTACCTCCAAGATGTAGTAATAACGAGATTTTGTGATTACGTCATAAGCTCAGTCCACGTAGATTCTGACCGACTCCATTTTAGTTTTAATGTCACATTCAACAATCTTACCATAAACGCTTTGTATAACTTTGACATACACATTTTGGTGCCTGTTGTTCATGAGGGACCAGTTAACATTCAGG ctaACGTGTCATTACAAATAGACATAGACGCAAAAGTAGTAACcaagaacaataaaaaagaaatatatgctgcaaaagtaaaagaaaatatctttAACATAGATTTTGAATATACGTTTCTTGAAACTGGAAAGGAATTACGACAATTGCATCAAGTTCTTACAAATGTTGTAGATAGCAGTAAAAAAGATGTTGTTAGAACTATTAAACCAATAATTGAACAGAAATTTGCCCAATTAGTCCTCTTAATTTTTAACGGCATCGCACGTTCTAATTACGAGAAACTATTTCCTGAATAA